Proteins encoded in a region of the Pseudomonas sp. PDNC002 genome:
- a CDS encoding aldehyde dehydrogenase family protein codes for MLASLPIKPESRAFLQRAPKMLIGADWTSASDGALMDLRNPATGEVLCQVPAGTPDDVDRAVRAARQAFDDSAWTRTRPRERQNLLWKLADLMERDADLLAELECLNNGKSAAVARVMDVQLAIDFLRYMAGYATKIEGTTVDVSMPLMPDGDFHGYIRREAVGVVGAIVAWNFPLLLACWKLGPALATGCSVVLKPADETPLSALKLAELVLEAGYPAGVFNVVTGTGITAGAALSHHPLVDKLTFTGSTPVGKQIGKAAMDNMTRVTLELGGKSPTIVMADADLATAAAGAAQAIFFNQGQVCCAGSRLYVQRKHFDNVVADIAGIANGMKLGNGLDPSIDMGPLISAKQQKRVFDYIELGRDEGATIACGGEQFGPGYFVKPTVIVDVDQKNPLVQEEIFGPVLVAMPFDDIEDALRLANDSPYGLGASVWSNDLAAVHRMVPRIKSGSVWVNCHSALDPALPFGGYKMSGLGREMGAAAIEHYTELKSVLIRL; via the coding sequence ATGCTCGCTTCCCTGCCCATCAAGCCCGAATCCCGCGCCTTCCTGCAGCGCGCCCCGAAGATGCTGATCGGCGCCGACTGGACCTCCGCCAGCGACGGCGCCCTGATGGACCTGCGCAACCCGGCCACCGGCGAAGTGCTCTGCCAGGTGCCAGCCGGCACTCCCGATGACGTGGACCGCGCCGTGCGCGCCGCGCGCCAGGCCTTCGACGATTCCGCCTGGACCCGCACCCGCCCGCGCGAGCGGCAGAACCTGCTGTGGAAGCTCGCCGACCTGATGGAGCGCGACGCCGACCTGCTGGCCGAACTCGAATGCCTGAACAACGGCAAGAGCGCCGCCGTCGCCCGCGTGATGGACGTGCAACTGGCCATCGACTTCCTGCGCTACATGGCCGGCTACGCCACCAAGATCGAAGGCACCACCGTCGACGTGTCGATGCCGCTGATGCCCGATGGCGACTTCCACGGCTACATCCGCCGCGAAGCCGTCGGTGTGGTCGGCGCCATCGTCGCCTGGAACTTCCCGCTGCTGCTGGCCTGCTGGAAGCTCGGCCCGGCGCTGGCCACCGGCTGTTCAGTGGTGCTCAAGCCCGCCGACGAGACACCGCTGTCCGCGCTGAAACTCGCCGAACTCGTCCTCGAAGCGGGCTATCCGGCCGGCGTGTTCAACGTCGTTACCGGCACCGGCATCACCGCGGGCGCCGCCCTCTCCCACCACCCGCTGGTGGACAAGCTGACCTTCACCGGCTCCACGCCGGTGGGCAAGCAGATCGGCAAGGCGGCCATGGACAACATGACCCGCGTGACCCTGGAACTGGGCGGCAAGTCGCCGACCATCGTCATGGCCGACGCCGACCTCGCCACTGCCGCCGCCGGTGCCGCCCAGGCGATCTTCTTCAACCAGGGTCAGGTCTGCTGCGCCGGTTCGCGCCTCTATGTGCAGCGCAAGCACTTCGACAACGTGGTCGCCGACATCGCCGGCATCGCCAATGGCATGAAGCTGGGCAACGGCCTCGACCCGAGCATCGACATGGGCCCGCTGATCTCCGCCAAGCAGCAGAAGCGCGTGTTCGACTACATCGAACTGGGCCGCGACGAAGGCGCCACCATCGCCTGCGGCGGCGAGCAATTCGGCCCCGGCTACTTCGTCAAGCCGACGGTGATCGTCGACGTCGACCAGAAGAACCCGCTGGTGCAGGAAGAGATCTTCGGCCCGGTGCTGGTCGCCATGCCCTTCGACGACATCGAGGACGCCCTGCGCCTGGCCAACGACAGCCCCTACGGCCTGGGCGCCAGCGTCTGGTCCAACGACCTGGCGGCAGTGCACCGCATGGTGCCGCGCATCAAATCCGGCTCGGTGTGGGTCAACTGCCACAGCGCGCTGGACCCGGCGCTGCCCTTCGGCGGCTACAAGATGTCCGGCCTTGGCCGTGAGATGGGCGCCGCTGCCATCGAGCACTACACCGAACTGAAATCGGTGCTGATTCGCCTGTAA
- a CDS encoding MFS transporter, whose amino-acid sequence MAQTYSPSAGNAPSTGVTKEERKVIFASSLGTVFEWYDFYLYGSLAAIIAKHFFAGVNETTAFIFALLAFAAGFAVRPFGAIVFGRLGDMIGRKHTFLITIVIMGVSTAVVGLLPAYSTIGVAAPIILITLRLLQGLALGGEYGGAATYVAEHAPKGKRGFFTSWIQTTATLGLFLSLLVIMACRTVLGTEAFEAWGWRIPFLLSILLLIISVYIRLQLAESPVFLKMKEEGKASKAPLTESFGRWENLKVVIMSLLGGTAGQAVVWYTGQFYALFFLLQTLKIDPQTANLLIAGSLLLGTPFFVFFGSLSDRIGRKKIIMTGCILAALTYFPIFHGLTQFGNPDVFAAQEKNPVTVVADPNACAFQFDPVGKAKFVSSCDMAKSLLAKRAIPYENIKAETGAVAQVHIGDKVIASFEGAGMPAADFKVQSEVFTAQLAASLKEAGYPEKADPAKINHLMMLVLLTILVIYVTMVYGPIAAWLVELFPTRIRYTSMSLPYHIGNGWFGGFLPTVAFAMVAATGDIYYGLWYPIVIAVMTAVLGILFLPETKDRDITH is encoded by the coding sequence ATGGCACAGACATACAGCCCGTCCGCGGGCAACGCGCCTTCCACCGGAGTGACGAAGGAGGAGCGCAAGGTCATCTTTGCCTCCTCCCTGGGCACCGTTTTCGAGTGGTACGACTTCTACCTCTACGGCTCCCTGGCGGCGATCATCGCCAAGCACTTCTTCGCCGGGGTCAACGAAACCACCGCCTTCATCTTCGCCCTGCTCGCCTTCGCCGCCGGCTTCGCGGTGCGCCCCTTCGGCGCCATCGTGTTCGGCCGCCTGGGCGACATGATCGGGCGCAAGCACACCTTCCTCATCACCATCGTCATCATGGGCGTGTCCACCGCCGTGGTCGGCCTGCTACCGGCCTACTCCACCATCGGCGTCGCTGCGCCGATCATCCTCATCACCCTGCGCCTGCTGCAGGGCCTGGCGCTGGGCGGCGAGTACGGCGGCGCGGCGACCTACGTGGCGGAACACGCGCCCAAGGGCAAACGTGGCTTCTTCACTTCGTGGATCCAGACCACCGCGACGCTGGGCCTGTTCCTCTCGCTGCTGGTGATCATGGCCTGCCGCACCGTGCTCGGAACCGAGGCGTTCGAGGCCTGGGGCTGGCGGATTCCGTTCCTGCTGTCGATCCTGCTGCTGATCATCTCGGTGTACATCCGCCTGCAACTGGCCGAGTCGCCGGTGTTCCTGAAGATGAAGGAAGAAGGCAAGGCGTCGAAGGCGCCGCTGACCGAATCCTTCGGCCGCTGGGAAAACCTCAAGGTGGTGATCATGTCGCTGCTCGGCGGCACCGCCGGCCAGGCCGTGGTCTGGTACACCGGGCAGTTCTACGCGCTGTTCTTCCTGCTGCAGACGCTGAAGATCGACCCGCAGACCGCCAACCTGCTGATCGCCGGTTCCCTGCTACTGGGCACGCCGTTCTTCGTGTTCTTCGGCAGCCTGTCCGATCGCATCGGCCGCAAGAAGATCATCATGACCGGCTGCATCCTCGCGGCGCTGACCTACTTCCCGATCTTCCATGGGCTGACCCAGTTCGGTAACCCGGACGTGTTCGCCGCCCAGGAGAAGAACCCGGTGACGGTGGTCGCCGACCCGAATGCCTGCGCCTTCCAGTTCGACCCGGTGGGCAAGGCCAAATTCGTCAGCTCCTGCGACATGGCCAAGAGCCTGCTGGCGAAGCGGGCGATTCCCTACGAAAACATCAAGGCTGAGACCGGCGCCGTGGCCCAAGTGCACATCGGCGACAAGGTCATCGCCAGCTTCGAAGGCGCCGGCATGCCCGCGGCGGACTTCAAAGTGCAGTCCGAGGTCTTCACCGCGCAACTGGCCGCCTCGCTGAAGGAAGCCGGTTACCCCGAGAAGGCCGACCCTGCGAAGATCAACCACCTGATGATGCTGGTGCTGCTGACCATCCTGGTGATCTACGTGACCATGGTCTACGGCCCCATCGCCGCGTGGCTGGTGGAACTGTTCCCGACGCGCATCCGCTACACCTCCATGTCGCTGCCCTACCACATCGGCAACGGCTGGTTCGGCGGCTTCCTGCCCACCGTCGCCTTCGCCATGGTGGCGGCCACCGGGGACATCTACTACGGGCTCTGGTACCCCATCGTCATCGCGGTGATGACGGCGGTGCTGGGCATTCTGTTCCTGCCGGAGACCAAGGATCGGGATATCACCCACTGA
- a CDS encoding glutathione S-transferase family protein produces the protein MSLVLFGHPFSSYTQKVLIALYENATPFEFRGLGPDEPDNGAHWLRLWPLAKFPVLLDGEHSVAETSIVIEYLHLKHPGPVRLLPDDPLAALDVRFLDRFFDWHVMTPVQHAVLGAMSGDATKRAEGLAHAVSKLELAYAWLEEELAGRTWAAGNSFSLADCAAAPSLFYADWTHPIGDQYPTLRAFRSRLLARPSFARAVEEARPHRPLFPLGAPDRD, from the coding sequence ATGTCCCTCGTGCTCTTCGGTCATCCGTTTTCCTCCTACACGCAGAAGGTGCTGATTGCCCTCTACGAGAACGCCACGCCCTTCGAGTTCCGCGGCCTTGGCCCGGATGAGCCGGACAACGGCGCGCACTGGCTGCGCCTGTGGCCGCTGGCGAAGTTCCCGGTGCTGCTCGACGGTGAGCACAGCGTCGCCGAGACCAGCATCGTCATCGAGTACCTGCACCTGAAACATCCCGGCCCGGTGCGCCTGCTGCCGGACGATCCGCTGGCCGCACTGGACGTGCGCTTCCTTGACCGTTTCTTCGACTGGCACGTGATGACCCCGGTGCAACATGCCGTGCTTGGCGCCATGAGTGGCGATGCGACCAAGCGCGCGGAGGGCCTGGCTCACGCCGTGAGCAAACTCGAACTGGCCTACGCCTGGCTGGAAGAAGAACTCGCCGGGCGTACCTGGGCGGCTGGGAACAGCTTCAGTCTCGCCGACTGTGCCGCCGCGCCTTCACTGTTCTACGCCGACTGGACCCATCCCATCGGCGACCAGTACCCGACCCTGCGCGCCTTTCGTTCACGCCTGCTCGCGCGCCCATCCTTCGCCCGCGCGGTGGAGGAGGCGCGGCCGCACCGGCCATTGTTCCCGCTGGGGGCGCCGGATCGGGATTGA